From a single Aythya fuligula isolate bAytFul2 chromosome 16, bAytFul2.pri, whole genome shotgun sequence genomic region:
- the ANKRD60 gene encoding ankyrin repeat domain-containing protein 60 encodes MSSLPPRTFGVRLCLAETNEMFSLPQCQNDLTLKKLKSHLELLTGIPLHFQRLQYLDEMDLLDDSTFKDNDIIRGGTITMRIWRQDGWGHLVAAAAKGDIVKVDSVTLLAHLGVTEDFAGTTPYAEILGPEQKKEWVAHRAFVALFVASHRGHVRTATFLLRHGADVHSKTPLGRTALHVAAVMGRCDCIELLLSCGARALDPDSEGRTAVSLARLWGQQQSERTMIRFKWQKKSAAAVLPSSSESLAMLETSGHTS; translated from the exons ATGTCTTCCTTGCCTCCAAGGACTTTCGGTGTCCGCCTTTGTCTGGCAGAAActaatgaaatgttttccctgCCTCAGTGCCAGAATGACTTGACTCTGAAGAAGCTTAAGTCCCATTTAGAATTACTGACTGGGATCCCCCTTCATTTCCAGCGGCTTCAATACCTGGATGAAA TGGATCTGCTAGATGATTCTACATTTAAGGACAATGATATTATCCGTGGTGGAACAATTACGATGCGCATCTGGAGACAAGATGGCTGGGGGCATCTTGTAGCAGCTGCTGCAAAAGGAGACATTGTGAAGGTTGACTCCGTTACTTTG ctggCCCATCTGGGAGTTACAGAGGATTTTGCTGGCACCACACCGTATGCAGAGATACTGGGAccagagcagaaaaaggaatGGGTGGCGCACCGAGCTTTTGTGGCGCTGTTTGTTGCCAGCCACAGAGGTCATGTTAGAACTGCCACGTTTCTCCTGAGACATG GTGCAGATGTGCATTCCAAAACCCCGCTAGGAAGGACCGCCCTTCATGTAGCTGCTGTCATGGGCCGCTGTGACTGCATTGAGCTGCTCCTTAGCTGTGGAGCACGAGCCCTCGACCCGGATAGCGAGGGACGAACAGCAGTGAGCCTCGCCCGCCTgtggggccagcagcagagcgAGCGCACGATGATCCGCTTCAAGTGGCAGAAGAAGtcggctgctgctgtgctgccctccAGTTCTGAGAGTCTGGCCATGCTGGAGACGTCTGGCCACACGTCCTAA